In Falco naumanni isolate bFalNau1 chromosome 5, bFalNau1.pat, whole genome shotgun sequence, the following are encoded in one genomic region:
- the TASOR2 gene encoding protein TASOR 2 isoform X7 produces MGERRDEEAGEPGAGFHLKSEESSSLLQTAVSVLQSSYLDSTSQDGFQYSQAILVENDVFRSELKAFAQAKEAAGYSQEELEETFAFLLFDNEEEAKEVCQTGLRVNSSSISTLGDPAKGVYISKYADCLHPRPWYHGKSGYIVICKLIKGKVKVISENYTTSYTCPSPGYDCHVALSRNNTPSKTSHCQAFEQSQYYVYEVSDGSTAERPRQICPYIVIACRYRELKEMPVLSIESLPELNHKVLYCPWRGELSIQGQLLCSIALRTPYSSTIPAQLPPNLDITHVMGLSDLKKKLPEAAFGKRNYIENEVCFQGVYFSLYEVEISNKDQYKMDQLLENLKEKDLAIIKYLQDQGVLILLASSALASDDEFDPKEPVSLLALFLFTSSRSVCLGGAEVLSAEFVHKTQSEPVQKETSVPDDPGLETKRPKTLKNPERKKVPIAENIMKPMKSKILKRVANNPSKPQAKKQAESELKQPFSVVPSAVSSQCHGPDSQMSETCPGGVDLVFDLKGNDYESHALNLLADLALGSCIPSFIPRDSGMIAVSCSPTRHSAKEQQSHRKHKSLRVASDHEYHRVDKLTKGATSPSKASLNQKLPPAEKVDLNDLASIPREKSPGIFSKNNNTSPSPTKPDVLPPRDTQEAADVNKHSFISAEHSYASQMPEHSKKHMYPRGAPYPGPAPSRNGTRNTRAGPLVGKVLPFCHQQNSSHPQRPFEAVAMRRRSSLLSPRLKEDFAKSHTVNICGESVKVMCHWEAEYLFNLDSRYTNDALEKTVIRALHGPWDPDLPDDVEEMKLILHMWVALFYSKPSKFLSSTRKVVEHSNPEKYVSINSTGDFLELSDDGEDCFGLETCPADSRSDPDQTPSSSVDRSTHYQGPFHPEESPADSQTDADETPGVVDSTVSSSSGELHCGEEEPSSTSCSEHLSLAEHADESLAVNGRQPAAASEEHMHDVSTIAAVELPKEELPDAVIAPSPSDELGNASKPPAALDKKNPCSQALNSCTAPWRVAPCVRHGHGQQQESGWAAGSGGDLSSSEDRESMGGAEHCTEVEDSSWATSDRPQRTCDSVPLEASPESANPDGTSGEERKSQDPFGHLEIEEEEMEEEKKGKDDPQYERAVLGPFDLSFSENGDADMEHEHSEEKPVNLTCPKDFGVPGEGPVPSPTTLASPCPGRSTPVLSDGTGTGPQGLSVEVAPSLYMLQEPWEALDTPDAETNSVGLAHPASPADVGSPCDSRLMLPLPSDPSLVCGAQPDSITGNLGPAGEALRVGLEQKDKDCAPSAERWALAGSKAASTAGLESLCSQGLSLTLSPDSSSVCLTSLDRATDPEAAPEDQEAMASIQSPSQSNLGGSRCPSQRCGCDIYNDLTSLSTGESNQEENNISVENQLSGPSANCTDVLDESLGAGDGQGFVFNCTALVGDSEAGESDDDVCLGAEKSPGSDKMNIVMVANTLQEPETSLHHLLELEPSSLVTEGMSVRKDHPNWQQSSPDSRLPPAHAGSGPPSPCQQDPLPHGGDTDTPPSLLEQSEGGAVLCQHRKSCKQVDAAEVIMAAESPDSSLKPRCAEEVKRDMGLCYAELAGSSSADVLVSDDPESMPPSPLHGHKADLHGAEPDSVLGVHSKMLSPGTSPAPDGAAWFCCVDTCPRCASPGGHAADVVGSHEKEPIMPEDLGGGGSITLASPASFSAGESLMPLCEPQSVCNQGEHEAEKSDTFADLHHANMELGGEIPTPSLLVLPLRAHRCLSGESLSDAEDISDVLPRAKQLPSKDRHTGLTFEDLFETSSSDSDQEYSGGTSQSLLAARGSYGTRSVDDAGTRTNCDSSSTSSVHTEGHSGDWGSLGVEGACSQAERSWLISRGETSSGHVPLYVNIRDSQGIVKNYQNFVVTKKCQERMGNLQPSRRSHCAGQSHLLGSLMDTWRGFEEITQHTLDMECLRFHYKLKQILRSGKPPFSTSKSIFPKDFSPGVMSETLPVQEAPVSLSPRSRSPLQVTVLPSDTWPSGLGQHQQSGWRGDPCTPWQDTFCNERSRVRSQTMSQGHAALSHLSKLKYANKLKDSEGEIAVILDKYAEFNKVMLSRADAGSKGRGPVPVHMEAAGDWTCTSLPGRMAAFKEMIADLCSALRFHLRSVAKEACSHTSMFYLVETGKDPFFARVKTLLKKHGRVEIEPLSFCEAKRLDADMLLIVIRNEDISSHIHNVPCLLKLKHCPNVVFAGVDSPEDITGHTYQELFHTGGFMVSDDEMLEMVTLAQLKEMMKVLEKLNRSGRWKWLLHYKESKKLRDVSRVDADAHKKHLILKSCQGAELIEVLHYHACDSGSSPKAEYIKCLLNLQVQRVSARFAVYLTEEPSVSREVLESKGILVTNINTFLGTMQEAAAPFRRSYW; encoded by the exons GTTTCCATCTGAAGTCGGAAGAGTCAAGTTCCCTTTTGCAGACAGCAgtttcagtgctgcagagctcctACTTGGACTCTACGTCTCAGGATGGTTTTCAGTACAGCCAAGCAATTCTGGTGGAAAATGATGTTTTCCGGAGTGAG ctgaaagcTTTTGCCCAAGCAAAGGAAGCCGCTGGGTacagccaggaggagctggaggagaccTTTGCATTTCTCCTGTTTGATAATGAAGAAGAG GCAAAAGAGGTGTGTCAGACAGGCCTCCGTGTAAACAGCAGTTCTATTTCCACGCTTGGTGACCCAGCAAAAG GAGTTTATATTTCCAAGTATGCAGACTGTCTTCATCCCAGACCGTGGTATCATGGAAAATCAGGCTATATTGTCATTTGTAAGCTAATTAAG GGGAAGGTCAAGGTGATTTCTGAGAATTACACAACCAGCTATACCTGCCCATCTCCTGGCTATGACTGCCATGTCGCCTTGAGCAGAAACAACACACCATCAAAGACCAGCCACTGCCAAGCCTTTGAGCAGAGCCAG TATTATGTGTATGAAGTGTCCGATGGCAGCACTGCCGAGCGGCCAAGGCAGATCTGCCCATACATAGTCATCGCCTGCCGGTACAGGGAGCTGAAGGAAATGCCCGTCTTATCTATAGAGAGCCT ACCTGAGCTTAATCACAAAG TGTTGTACTGCCCATGGAGGGGGGAACTCTCCATCCAGGGCCAGCTTTTGTGCAGCATCGCCCTAAGGACCCCATACAGCTCCACGATTCCAGCCCAGCT GCCTCCCAACCTGGACATTACCCATGTCATGGGTTTGTCCGACTTGAAGAAAAAGCTACCAGAAGCTGcatttgggaaaagaaattacattgaGAATGAAG TTTGCTTTCAGGGTGTTTACTTCAGTCTGTATGAAGTAGAAATATCAAATAAGGATCAATATAAAATGGATCAGTTGTTagaaaatctaaaagaaaaggaCTTG GCAATCATCAAATATTTACAAGATCAAGGAGTCCTTATCCTCCTTGCCTCTTCCGCCTTGGCATCAGATGATG agtttgaCCCCAAGGAACCAGTCAGTCTCCTGGCCCTGTTTCTGTTCACCTCATCCCGGTCGGTGTGCCTGGGAG GTGCAGAGGTCCTGTCTGCAGAATTTGTGCACAAAACACAGTCTGAACCTGTTCAGAAGGAAACCTCAGTTCCTGACGATCCTGGCTTGGAAACAAAGAGGCCAAAGACACTGAAGAacccagagaggaaaaaggttCCTATTGCTGAAAACATCATGAAGCCAATGAAAAGTAAGATTCTAAAAAGAGTGGCTAACAACCCATCGAAACCTCAAgccaaaaagcaagcagaaagtg AGTTGAAGCAGCCTTTCTCTGTCGTCCCAAGCGCAGTGTCTTCCCAATGCCACGGACCAGATAGCCAAATGAGTGAGACTTGCCCAGGCGGGGTTGATCTTGTTTTTGATCTGAAGGGGAATGACTACGAGTCCCATGCCTTGAACTTGCTGGCTGATCTGGCTCTGGGTTCTTGTATCCCTTCATTTATCCCCAGGGACAGTGGGATGATTGCTGTgtcctgcagccccaccagACATTCTGCAAAAGAGCAGCAGAGTCATCGCAAGCACAAATCCTTGCGTGTTGCTTCCGACCATGAATACCACAGGGTAGACAAGCTTACAAAGGGAGCCACCTCTCCTAGCAAAGCATCACTGAACCAGAAGCTTCCTCCTGCTGAAAAAGTAGACTTAAATGATTTGGCCTCTATTCCCAGGGAGAAAAGCCCTGGGATTTTCAGCAAGAACAACAATAcaagccccagccccacaaaaCCTGATGTGTTGCCTCCCAGAGACACTCAAGAAGCTGCTGACGTAAACAAGCACTCCTTCATCTCTGCTGAGCACTCGTACGCCTCGCAGATGCCTGAGCATTCAAAGAAACACATGTATCCCAGAGGTGCCCCCTACCCTGGACCAGCACCCTCTAGAAACGGTACCAGGAACACCCGAGCTGGTCCTCTGGTTGGGAAAGTCCTGCCTTTCTGCCAccagcagaacagcagccacCCGCAGCGGCCCTTTGAGGCCGTGGCGATGAGGCGCAGGAGCAGCCTGCTGTCCCCCAGGCTGAAGGAGGACTTCGCTAAGTCCCACACAGTGAACATCTGTGGTGAGTCTGTGAAGGTGATGTGCCATTGGGAGGCAGAGTATCTCTTCAATTTGGACAGCAGGTACACCAACGATGCCCTGGAGAAAACAGTCATCCGTGCCCTGCATGG gcCCTGGGACCCTGATCTGCCCGATGATGTGGAAGAGATGAAGCTGATACTTCATATGTGGGTGGCTCTCTTCTACAGCAAACCCAGCAAATTCCTGAGCAGCACGAGGAAGGTAGTGGAGCACAGCAACCCTGAGAAGTATGTCTCAATAAATAGCACTGGGGACTTTCTTGAGCTGAGTGATGATGGTGAAGACTGTTTTGGGTTGGAGACGTGCCCTGCAGACTCTCGGTCAGACCCTGACCAGactcccagcagctctgtggatCGCAGCACACATTACCAGGGACCGTTCCACCCAGAGGAGAGCCCTGCAGACTCTCAGACTGATGCTGATGAGACTCCTGGTGTTGTTGATAGTACAGTATCATCTTCTTCAGGGGAGCTGCACTGTGGGGAGGAGGAGCCTTCCTCCACAAGCTGTTCTGAGCACCTTTCCCTTGCTGAACATGCTGATGAGAGCCTGGCTGTGAACGGCAGGCAGCCAGCGGCTGCTTCCGAAGAGCATATGCATGATGTCTCCACCATCGCTGCG GTGGAGCTGCCCAAGGAGGAACTGCCAGATGCAGTGATAGCCCCCAGCCCTTCTGATGAGCTTGGCAATGCCAGCAAGCCCCCAGCTGCACTGGACAAGAAAAACCCATGCAGCCAAGCTCTGAATTCCTGTACAGCTCCCTGGAGAGTTGCCCCGTGTGTGCGACATGGACATGGACAGCAACAGGAGAGCGGGTGGGCAGCAGGGTCAGGTGGTGACCTCAGCTCTTCTGAGGACAGAGAGAGCATGGGAGGTGCTGAGCATTGTACAGAGGTTGAGGACTCCAGCTGGGCCACCAGTGACAGACCGCAACGTACCTGTGATTCCGTGCCCTTAGAAGCAAGTCCCGAAAGTGCAAACCCTGATGGAACCagtggggaagagaggaaatCACAAGACCCCTTCGGACATTTAGAAATagaggaggaagagatggaggaggaaaaaaaagggaaagatgaCCCTCAATATGAAAGAGCAGTCCTGGGGCCTTTTGATttgtcattttctgaaaatggtgATGCTGACATGGAGCACGAACACAGTGAAGAGAAGCCAGTGAATTTGACATGTCCAAAGGACTTTGGTGTTCCTGGAGAGGgccctgtgcccagccccaccaccttagcatccccctgcccaggcagatCAACACCAGTACTATCAGATGGGACTGGGACTGGCCCTCAAGGCCTTTCTGTTGAGGTGGCACCAAGCTTGTACATGTTGCAAGAACCCTGGGAGGCTCTGGACACCCCAGATGCAGAAACGAACAGTGTTGGTTTGGCACACCCAGCCAGTCCAGCCGATGTGGGGTCACCCTGTGACAGCAGGTTGATGCTGCCGTTACCATCTGATCCGAGCCTTGTCTGTGGGGCACAGCCAGACAGCATTACAGGCAACTTGGGACCTGCTGGAGAGGCTCTGAGGGTTGGCTTGGAGCAGAAAGACAAGGATTGTGCGCCCTCTGCAGAAAGGTGGGCACTTGCTGGGAGCaaagctgccagcacagctggcctCGAGTCACTGTGCAGCCAGGGATTGTCACTAACTTTGTCTCCTGACTCCAGTTCTGTCTGCCTGACATCTCTTGATAGAGCAACAGATCCTGAGGCTGCCCCAGAGGACCAGGAGGCCATGGCAAGCATCCAGTCTCCGTCACAGAGCAATCTGGGAGGGAGCAGGTGCCCTTCCCAAAGGTGTGGATGTGACATTTATAATGACCTCACTTCGCTGAGCACTGGTGAATCAAACCAAGAAGAGAACaacatttcagtggaaaaccAGCTTAGTGGCCCTTCTGCCAACTGCACAGATGTGCTGGATGAGTCCTTGGGAGCAGGTGATGGCCAGGGCTTTGTTTTCAACTGTACAGCCTTAGTAGGTGACTCTGAAGCTGGGGAGAGTGATGATGATGTGTGCCTTGGTGCAGAGAAGTCCCCTGGGAGTGACAAAATGAACATAGTGATGGTGGCTAACACACTGCAGGAGCCAGAGACCTCTCTTCATCACCTCCTGGAATTAGAGCCTTCCTCCTTGGTGACAGAAGGGATGTCTGTCAGGAAAGATCACCCCAACTGGCAGCAGAGCTCCCCAGACAGCCGGCTCCCACCTGCCCATGCAGGCTCAGGtcctccttctccctgccaGCAGGACCCTCTCCCCCATGGCGGAgacacagacaccccccccagTTTGTTAGAGCAAAGTGAGGGGGGGGCAGTCCTGTGCCAGCACAGAAAGTCCTGCAAGCAAGTAGATGCCGCAGAGGTGATCATGGCTGCTGAGAGCCCAGACAGCTCCTTAAAGCCCCGATGTGCAGAAGAGGTGAAAAGAGACATGGGTCTGTGCTATGCAGAACTAGCGGGGAGCTCCTCTGCAGATGTACTTGTGTCAGATGACCCGGAATCAATGCCTCCATCTCCTCTGCATGGTCACAAGGCAGATCTGCACGGTGCTGAGCCAGACTCAGTCCTTGGTGTGCACTCCAAGATGCTCTCTCCTGGCACAAGTCCGGCTCCAGATGGTGCCGCATGGTTCTGCTGCGTGGACACCTGCCCTAGGtgtgccagccctgggggcCATGCAGCAGATGTAGTAGGGAGCCACGAGAAGGAACCCATCATGCCTGAGGatttgggaggaggaggcagcattACTCTTGCCAGTCCTGCATCTTTTTCAGCAGGGGAGTCGCTCATGCCGCTGTGTGAGCCTCAGTCTGTGTGCAACCAGGGTGAGCATGAGGCTGAGAAATCCGACACATTTGCTGATCTGCACCATGCCAACATGGAACTGGGAGGAGAAATCCCCACTCCTTCCTTGCTGGTGTTGCCATTACGTGCACACAGGTGTCTCTCTGGAGAAAGCCTTAGTGATGCTGAGGATATTTCAGACGTGCTGCCAAGGGCaaagcagctccccagcaaaGACAGACACACGGGCTTGACCTTTGAAGATCTGTTTGAGACTTCCTCCAGTGACTCAGACCAGGAGTACTCTGGGGGGACTTCACAGTCCCTTCTTGCAGCCAGGGGTTCCTACGGCACGAGATCCGTGGATGATGCAGGCACAAGGACTAACTGCGACTCCTCCTCCACGAGCTCTGTGCACACAGAGGGGCACAGCGGGGACTGGGGCTCGCTGGGTGTGGAGGGGGCCTGCTCACAGGCTGAGCGCAGCTGGCTGATCAGCCGGGGGGAAACCAGCAGTGGGCACGTTCCACTGTATGTCAATATTAGGGACAGCCAGGGGATTGTCAAGAACTACCAGAACTTTGTGGTCACCAAAAAGTGCCAGGAGAGGATGGGAAATTTGCAGCCGTCGAGGCGCAGCCACTGTGCGGGGCAGTCTCATTTGTTAGGGTCACTGATGGACACTTGGAGAGGTTTTGAGGAAATTACCCAGCACACTTTGGACATGGAGTGTCTCCGTTTCCATTATAAGCTAAAACAAATCCTAAGGAGTGGGAAACCACCCTTTTCTACCTCCAAAAGCATCTTTCCAAAAGACTTTTCTCCCGGGGTGATGTCTGAGACATTGCCTGTGCAAGAAGCTCCCGTCTCGCTCTCCCCGCGGAGCAGGAGCCCTTTGCAGGTGACTGTCCTGCCCTCGGACACATGGCCGAGCGGGCTCGGCCAGCACCAGCAAAGTGGCTGGCGTGGGGACCCATGTACCCCGTGGCAGGATACCTTCTGCAATGAGAGGAGCAGGGTGAGATCCCAAACCATGAGCCAGGGCCATGCGGCTCTTTCCCACCTTAGCAAGCTCAAATATGCTAATAAGCTAAAGGACTCGGAGGGGGAAATCGCCGTCATCCTTGACAAGTACGCCGAGTTCAACAAGGTgatgctgagcagggctgatgCAGGAAGCAAGGGCAGAGGGCCGGTCCCGGTGCACATGGAGGCTGCGGGTGACTGGACCTGCACATCCCTCCCCGGGAGGATGGCTGCCTTCAAGGAGATGATCGCAGACCTGTGCAGCGCGCTGCGTTTCCACCTGCGCAGCGTGGCCAAGGAGGCCTGCAGCCACACCAGCATGTTCTACTTGGTGGAGACGGGCAAGGACCCTTTCTTCGCAAGAGTGAAG accTTGTTGAAGAAACACGGCCGCGTGGAGATTGAACCTCTGAGTTTCTGCGAAGCGAAACGCCTGGACGCTGACATGCTGCTCATTGTCATCAGGAATGAGGACATTTCCTCACACATCCACAAT GTCCCGTGTTTGCTGAAGCTAAAGCACTGTCCAAATGTGGTGTTTGCTGGAGTGGACAGCCCCGAAGATATAACAGGTCACACATACCAGGAGCTGTTTCATACTGGTGGCTTCATGGTGTCAGACGACGAGATGTTGGAAATGGTAACACTGG cccagctgaagGAGATGATGAAGGTGCTAGAGAAGCTGAACAGAAGCGGGAGGTGGAAGTGGCTTCTTCACTACAAGGAGAGCAAGAAGCTCAGAGATGTCAG cagggTGGATGCTGATGCCCACAAGAAGCACTTGATCCTCAAATCGTGCCAAGGAGCTGAGCTCATCGAGGTGCTGCACTACCATGCCTGTGACTCCGGGTCATCCCCCAAAGCCGAGTACATCAAGTGCTTGTTGAATCTGCAAGTTCAGCGCGTCAGCGCCAGGTTCGCTGTGTATCTCACAG AAGAGCCCAGCGTCAGCAGGGAGGTCCTTGAAAGCAAAGGAATCCTTGTGACCAACATCAACACTTTCCTTGGGACAATGCAGGAAGCAGCTGCCCCGTTTAGAAGAAGCTACTG GTga